The genomic interval TTTCATTTTTCACTCTCTAGTGTGATGTGATTGATAATATGAATGTTTCATCGCTACTTGACATATATCGGTAAAAATAACCTGTTAATTTTGAAGCGTGAAATAAGTGGTTAACGGATAGGCGGATTAAATCATGGGTTTGTTACTAAAATATTAAATAAAATGCATATAATTATAGGTATATGTAATATAAATGTGTGACCATTTTTATTTCAGCATCAATGGCTAAGGAGAAAGTGTGAATAAGCAAGAAAAAATTAACAAACTCAAAACGTGTATTCACTTGGCAGGGGAACAAGCACAACAAATTCGCCGAGCTGGGCTCAATATTGATGTCAAAGGAAAAAGTGACTTTGTCACCCAAGCCGATAATACGGTGGAAGCCTTTTTACAAGCACAGCTGCAATTGCTCTTTCCTGAAGATGGTTTTTTAGGCGAAGAGGGTGGATTGATTACCGGGACCCAAGGCACTTGGGTTATAGACCCCATTGATGGGACGTCAAACTATTTACAAGGGATGGATTATTGGTGTATTTCCTTGGCCTATGTCGTGCAAGGTGCGATTCAATTGGGCTTTATTTACGCCCCTGATCGAGATGAATTTTTCTTTGCAGAGCAAGGCCAAGGCGCTTGGCTTAACGAACAACCCCTAATCATGGCTAACAGCATCAGCGGGCAAGAAATCATCGGTATCGGTCATTCAAACCGTGTGCCATTAACCTCGTATTTTGAGGTGATTTCAATACTGGATAACCACGGCGTTGATCACCGACGATTTGGCGCCGGCGCCCTGATGTTGGCTCACGTGGCGTCTGGTCAGGTACACGGGTATTTTGAAGCGCATCTTAACAGTTGGGACGCCTTAGCAGGGGTATTATTGGTCCAAGAAGCAGGCGGTAAAGTGTCACACTTTTTGGACCACAATGGTTTATTTGAAGGCAATGCCATTTGGGCGAGTACACCAAACTTATGGCCATTACTTGAGCCGCTGAGCACTCAGTGCTTCCTCAACGACTAACACACTTGGCAAAGCCTCACCGTTACGCGATGGATCTCGCCCATCGGCAAATGACCGTATTTGCAAGCGTGACGGTGTACGCCTTTTTGATGCTCGGTGATTCGAGTGCGCTGTTTAAACACAGTGCGAAACGCGCTCAGTGTTTTTTCACGTACACGCGCTCTGGGCGGCCGACTTTACCGTATTCATTTTCAGCACTGAGTAAACCATGGGCGGCACAATACTCTAAATAACGGCGTGCGGTGGTTTTACCAATGCCGATTTCTTGGCTCAATTGCAGCGCGGTATACTTGCGGCCAATATTTTGCGCAAAAACGCGTTTTATTTTTTCCAGTGTCAGGCTCTCAATGCCTTTGGGTAACGTCTGT from Vibrio sp. HB236076 carries:
- a CDS encoding inositol monophosphatase, with the translated sequence MNKQEKINKLKTCIHLAGEQAQQIRRAGLNIDVKGKSDFVTQADNTVEAFLQAQLQLLFPEDGFLGEEGGLITGTQGTWVIDPIDGTSNYLQGMDYWCISLAYVVQGAIQLGFIYAPDRDEFFFAEQGQGAWLNEQPLIMANSISGQEIIGIGHSNRVPLTSYFEVISILDNHGVDHRRFGAGALMLAHVASGQVHGYFEAHLNSWDALAGVLLVQEAGGKVSHFLDHNGLFEGNAIWASTPNLWPLLEPLSTQCFLND